The sequence below is a genomic window from Bombus pyrosoma isolate SC7728 linkage group LG9, ASM1482585v1, whole genome shotgun sequence.
CTTACACATTAAAAATTGGCGTTACTAAACCTTACTTATATGTATTCAGGGCCGGCATGTTCACTTCCTTTCCCATTACTTCtgaacttttttttcttcttaactCGAGTTGCTAGAGAGTTCGAGAGGGAGGACCGGATACAAGATGCGTGGATGTGAGAAAGGaacataaatttgatttattacaatttttttcatagtCATTATATATCCCTTTCTTATGTCAAACGGCTAtccatttataattcaatGGATTGATAATATTTCCTCCCTCAATATGAATTACCAACAAATATCTCAAATTCCATCAGCTAAAGCTGACAAAATATGTCATAAATGCTgcacttgtaaaatttcttttatgaaatatattaagagTCCATACATCTTGCATCACAAAATAATACGCGTACGAGATAGTTTGAAGGTCAGGGGACAGAGGATTCATGTCTCTACTCTAATTCAATcgaatgtttataatattattacatcgtATAGTGTGTATTCATGTAATGCTGGATGTGTTCTATGTGTAAATGTACTTTGTGCGCGCGCACGCATGTATAGTGTAATGTAacagcaataaaataaaaaaaataaaaaaaaaacagagacATCATAAGAAAAAACCCTTGCGAAGAGAACAACGACATGTAGAAGGGGAGGGAAACTAGGAATAAAATGGGCTTCCGGGAGTTGGGCATGGAGAGATGGAAATTCGAACGACTATGACAAAACTCATTTTTAGCAATTATACGCATCAACGAGACATACGTTCGCACATCCCTACCTAGCTACAATCCCCGGTAGTAGCGCGCGCGACGGTAAACGGCTTATCGTTAAGCGAGCGGCACGGATTCCGGTTATCTCCTACTTTCTGTCATCCTGATCACATTCACGGCTTAAATGACCAGGCTTGCCACAAGTATAGCATGCTTTTCCTCCGACTTCAGTGCAGTTACGAGCAAAATGACctgttttattacaattatagcAACTTTGCATTCCAAAACGTCCAGAATCATTACCACCTTCAGGGCAGCTACGTGCCATATGACCAGTCTTGTTGCAGTTATAACAGCTCATTTCAGGCCCCTGTTAAAAGCATTCTAGGTtacaacattattttatcgttaatataCTGCATGAAATCttgcaatatattaatatacgtaaaataaacaaatgtgATGCTAAAAATTGATATAGTAACATAAACATatgaaaaggaagataaaatttggaaaattatattaacctGTTGACAGTCTTTTGCAATGTGCCCTACACCTTGGCAACGGTAGCAAAGGTCTTGATCTTCTTTACATTCGCGTGCAAAGTGTCCAAATTGGTTACACTTGTAGCACTTGTCACGACCACGGGCAAAGCCACCTTCTCGATCACGGCCACGGTCACCTCTACCTCCACCTCCACCACCTTGTGGACACTCCCGTGCATAGTGACCCATTCGGTTACATTTATAACAAGCACTTGAactcattttttataaatctacaacaaaaattaaacaatatattaacATACACACATGCATATGTATTGATATactaacattttttttaatacattaatagtaaattcaattttaagtgatatataaattacattacatatatagatatgaGATGGCCACACACATATATGAGAAAATTATGTtggtatttaaattaaaacatattacCCAGTCCAACATAATgctaaaatattacaataaataaaatattaaaatatcatattaaaatagttgtGGAATATAGTTTAAAACTTTGTTAAAgactttaaattattacatattcaCTAATGATCTAATAAACATCTATAATGCAAAAGTATATACTAATTGGACaatatattgatatacatATCTTCCAAATATTATATGGTACGAAATGAAGAATAGAATGGGAAAAACAAGATACTAAATCTGTACCAGATTGctaaaaaaaagttataaaagagaaaaaggcgaaaaaaatgaagaaatatttcaaaaatatgcaCTCTTTATCATAAATCTCGaaatattaggaaaattataatatacaattggcaaaatattcggaaaaatacaataagctattttaaataacaatataaaatggCATCGTGTATCCAATCCATCCTAGGTACGAGTACGTAGAATGCACGTGTTTGAGGGAAGCGTCGTGCACGCGGAAGCAGTTtccttatttaaaaaatactatgTAGCACGACAACATTCTAccagaaaaataatattcaaatcattATGTACAAAACCCTGAGAAATCACCGTCTATCGTACAACGTGGCTCTCTTGCCCCCACTTTGCAGTGGTGGTACGCAAGTACGCCACGGCGCGAAGATGGCATCCGAGACTGACGCCGTACTGCGCTTTTTTTGCCTGGCCAAAGAAAAGATCGTCGAGGGCGAGGTATACATATACGATCGTGCACAAAACTCGCCGTATCGTAcgatggaaagaaattttctccgTGATGCggcgaaacgaaataaaatcctCATTTACTAGTAGAACGAGGAATTGAACAAACGAAGTCGAGGACCACGTGTGGAATCACAGAGAAAGAACCGCGGACCCGCTATCGcgacatatattattattctttagcGACAACATAGCGACTTACCTCCGGTGCTTGATGGAATCGCACAATAAATCCTCCTTTCGTTGGTCTTTACCGACACGTCAGGAACAATGGGTCCGCGGGAAGTACTGTTTTCCTGGGAAAACTCGAACCGATACTCAGCCGAATGACTGCGGCGACCATTGACTACGGGAAGGAAGATCAGCCAGCCAATCGTAGCTACGTTGCCCGCCAAACTCTGTTGCAACCATAGACATAAGAAACATAGACCACTGGTACCAAATAAAGAACATGATCCTCGTTGAATAAGAGATAGAGATATTTAACgtactctctctttctctttctaacgGATATTTGCTCCGcctatagaaaaagaaaggttgactttgcaatttatttctatctctttttcaACAAGGCTCATTTTCTTCACACACTATCCGCGATCTATACTTCTTATATCTATGGTTGCAACAATGAACGCCACTTCCCCTACTGCGGCTATCGTAACCAAGTTGaacaacaaaattatttatttattaatatttttaccgaaattatcattttagtTATCGCATAAtgcgttaattatttattaaaatatatagtttttcGTGTAAACATCGATCACCGACAAAATTGAAGAAGGCAAATATGATTTACAGAATATCGCTGGTGATCAACCTCGACATCTATTGGTTCAATATCTTCGAAATTGCGTTGATAACTTATTTCAACCAATCACCTAATGCAGCTGGAATACATCGAAATTACATTCAATTTGAAAAGATTTCATACAAAATGCGAACCTCTACGTCTTAttcaaaaatgataaaataaaattgattttaaaaatagaattgtaGTTTTGATATCGTTGGTAGTATATCAAGTAAAAAATAAGTGATCTGTAATAAAGGcagataataatttgtatgtattaaacaaacaatgttttatatatatttgatatatatatatgacgaTCATTATATATCCGTCGCTTATTGGAAGAcgtgatttataaatttcacattttacaATATGCACATGGAGTAATGAAGaaacataaatacaaaattttaagaatatattaagacattttctaataattgtCTCTAATAAATGTCTCTTTAtgtaatgtttatataaaacttgttaaaaaatataatattgataattgtTAACTAtaagcaataaatatatattatcctaaatattacatatttaaaagtaaatttgtttatacaataaaaattagaatgttatgaaaatacaatatgtaaaacgtattttttattacatattatggtatatttacttatataagccattattaaataagacaaattattatttacgaaaactatgtttataaatgataaataatgtTCAATGTAATTGTTtcatagtaattttatttataaaatgagtATCTGTAAAAAGTTATAACACTATACTTCAATATTGATACTCatttactttgaaaaaatcaatttaaaagttcattcgtatcatttaaaacaattaatgtttctaacaaatatatattaaattattaccaaCATTTGTATATTGGATATGCATATATTCATATCGTTGCCTTGTTTACTCTACTTTTTAGAtcctaaattttttaatgtatgaTAATAATCTACAAATATAACCTACAATTTTTCGGCTttatctcatttttattttttgtcaaCTCTCTCTTGAAGTTTGAttgtatttgtacatatattccTAGTAAACAATTGCATGAGATTCGCGAAGGTGATATGAATTATTAAGCTTTAATAATAactttg
It includes:
- the LOC122570666 gene encoding CCHC-type zinc finger protein CG3800, giving the protein MSSSACYKCNRMGHYARECPQGGGGGGRGDRGRDREGGFARGRDKCYKCNQFGHFARECKEDQDLCYRCQGVGHIAKDCQQGPEMSCYNCNKTGHMARSCPEGGNDSGRFGMQSCYNCNKTGHFARNCTEVGGKACYTCGKPGHLSRECDQDDRK